The Burkholderia cepacia ATCC 25416 genome includes a window with the following:
- a CDS encoding NAD(P)H-binding protein produces MFVIFGASGNVGQSTVTTLRNAGHPVRAVLRDVRHRERFAQLGCDVVIAELTDVNAVASAIDGAQAVQILCPVPVADPDPAATMARTIDVATAALAANPPPALLALSDYGAEREGNTGITRLFHYLEERLRTIPTQLTLLRSAEHMQNWARVLPVALGTGVLPSFHHPVGKVFPTVWAPDVGVVAARLLLDAPEGGNGPRIVSVEGPQRVSVAAIADTLGAAAGRSIVAHELPRDTWAATLLRAGLSERHAQLIVDLYDVHNAGQIDVEEGVSERLYGTTAPADALAQLLRQHAR; encoded by the coding sequence GTGTTCGTGATCTTCGGAGCATCAGGCAACGTCGGCCAGTCGACCGTGACGACCTTGCGCAACGCCGGCCATCCCGTGCGCGCGGTGTTGCGCGACGTACGCCATCGTGAACGCTTCGCGCAGCTTGGCTGCGATGTCGTGATCGCCGAGCTGACGGACGTGAACGCGGTCGCATCCGCGATCGACGGCGCACAGGCCGTACAGATACTGTGCCCGGTACCCGTCGCCGACCCCGATCCGGCCGCGACGATGGCGCGGACGATCGACGTCGCCACCGCCGCACTCGCCGCAAACCCGCCGCCTGCGCTACTCGCCCTGTCGGATTACGGCGCGGAGCGCGAAGGCAACACGGGCATCACGCGTCTATTCCATTACCTCGAGGAGCGGCTGAGAACGATCCCGACGCAATTGACGCTGCTACGTTCGGCCGAGCATATGCAGAACTGGGCGCGCGTGCTGCCGGTCGCGCTCGGCACCGGCGTGCTGCCGAGCTTCCACCATCCGGTCGGCAAGGTGTTCCCGACGGTCTGGGCGCCCGATGTGGGCGTCGTCGCGGCGCGGTTGCTGCTCGATGCGCCCGAGGGCGGCAACGGGCCGCGCATCGTCAGCGTCGAAGGGCCGCAGCGGGTGAGCGTGGCGGCGATCGCCGATACGCTCGGCGCGGCGGCGGGCCGGTCCATCGTCGCGCATGAACTGCCGCGCGACACCTGGGCCGCGACGCTGCTGCGCGCGGGCCTCAGCGAACGCCATGCACAGTTGATCGTCGATCTCTACGACGTGCACAACGCCGGACAGATCGACGTCGAGGAGGGCGTGTCGGAGCGGCTTTACGGCACGACGGCGCCGGCCGATGCACTTGCGCAGCTGTTGCGCCAGCACGCGCGCTGA